A part of Microbulbifer sp. MI-G genomic DNA contains:
- a CDS encoding FixH family protein, whose product MKEPTAKPWYREFWAWMVLAPLIAVLVVSSITVSIAVRHADDTVSDTYHKENRMYHFSGAQDQRALALGLAAMVQFQRGAQAVIVELNGNTDYPGQLLLTLSHPAEEDLDQHIVLSQLSVGRYTGTVPTELNSRWYLRLMPELDPQKHRDAQWRLKGEINFDLGEAAPLNPARQ is encoded by the coding sequence ATGAAAGAACCAACGGCAAAACCCTGGTATCGAGAGTTCTGGGCCTGGATGGTGCTGGCCCCGCTGATTGCGGTGCTGGTTGTTTCCTCCATCACGGTTTCCATCGCTGTGCGCCACGCCGACGATACGGTCAGCGACACCTACCACAAAGAAAACCGCATGTACCACTTTTCCGGAGCGCAGGACCAGCGCGCCCTGGCACTGGGGCTTGCGGCCATGGTGCAGTTTCAGCGGGGGGCGCAGGCGGTTATTGTGGAACTGAACGGCAACACAGACTATCCGGGGCAGTTGTTGCTCACTCTCAGCCACCCGGCGGAGGAAGACCTGGACCAGCATATTGTCCTGTCCCAGCTCTCTGTCGGCCGCTATACCGGCACGGTCCCCACCGAACTGAACAGCCGCTGGTACCTGCGCCTGATGCCTGAGCTCGACCCACAGAAGCACCGGGATGCCCAGTGGCGCCTGAAGGGAGAGATCAACTTTGACCTGGGCGAGGCAGCGCCCCTGAACCCGGCGCGTCAATGA
- a CDS encoding heavy metal translocating P-type ATPase, producing MTTSPPCYHCGLPVPAGSHYSIVIEGQARDLCCPGCEAVASAIVAGGLDGFYRYRERVNERPEQAQSLARWAAYDLPEVQQQFVHDWDGAHQMAALLVGGITCAACVWLIEKHLAHLAGVEKVSVNASTSRAQIVFDPAQVKPSQLFVALERIGYRPAPATAANRDNVIQTEHRAALRRLGVAGLGTMQVMMFAIALYFGAGTGDVGDFERFFRWVSLLVATPVVFYAAQPFFSAALRSLRARHLGMDVPVSLAIGLAYGASFYATVSGTGEVYFESISMFTFFLLLGRTVEMRARHRAGLASGGLAQLLPITVARYEGDEVVAVSIAALAEGDRILLCPGDTVPADGEVLEGESGVDESLLSGESALQRKSAGSPVYAGSVNGDSSLIVRVTAAGKFTRLSAIERLVERAQLEKPGQVALADRVAGAFVGIVLLAALGAFVLWWQLDASRAFWVALSVLVVTCPCALSLATPAALASATLRLQQLGLLVAGGNLLETLPRINRVVFDKTGTLTRGEPRIQRIELLRTGWDEQRVQEVAAALESQTRHPLARAFRAWRGNRLASQVRVHTGRGLEGLVEGVAYRLGRGDFAAEVDAAPPASVGQWILLADDSGPVAWIALGDALRASAREAVQQLHSLGLSVELLSGDQSGEVQRLAAQAGIDNFRAGASPEDKLAHLQHLQHRGERVLMVGDGLNDVPVLSGADASVAMMSAADLAQSRADAILLQGNLQVLPQSIALAYQCRRIVRQNLVWALGYNAVALPLAVCGLVPPWAAAIGMSASSLVVVLNALRLTRSGATIENTLSPLRGLGPGLTD from the coding sequence ATGACGACGTCCCCGCCCTGTTATCACTGCGGACTCCCGGTGCCCGCCGGCAGTCACTACTCAATCGTTATCGAAGGGCAGGCCCGCGATCTGTGTTGCCCAGGCTGCGAGGCGGTGGCGAGCGCGATTGTTGCCGGTGGCCTGGACGGATTCTATCGCTATCGGGAGCGGGTCAACGAGCGCCCGGAACAGGCCCAGTCACTGGCACGATGGGCTGCCTATGATCTTCCCGAGGTGCAGCAGCAGTTTGTGCACGACTGGGACGGTGCGCACCAAATGGCGGCGCTGCTGGTCGGGGGTATAACCTGTGCCGCCTGCGTATGGCTGATCGAAAAGCACCTGGCACACCTGGCCGGGGTTGAGAAGGTTTCGGTCAATGCCAGTACCTCCCGTGCGCAGATCGTATTTGACCCCGCGCAGGTCAAGCCCAGCCAGCTATTTGTTGCACTTGAGCGTATCGGCTATCGCCCGGCTCCCGCCACCGCTGCCAACCGTGACAATGTGATCCAGACCGAACACCGCGCAGCCCTGCGCCGCCTGGGGGTCGCGGGGCTCGGCACCATGCAGGTCATGATGTTCGCCATCGCCCTCTATTTTGGTGCGGGTACGGGTGATGTGGGTGATTTCGAGCGCTTTTTCCGCTGGGTATCCCTGCTGGTGGCGACGCCAGTGGTTTTCTATGCCGCGCAGCCGTTTTTCAGTGCAGCTCTGCGGAGTTTGCGCGCACGCCACTTGGGGATGGATGTGCCCGTTTCCCTGGCCATTGGCCTGGCCTATGGGGCCAGTTTCTATGCCACGGTCTCCGGCACCGGCGAAGTGTATTTTGAGTCCATTTCCATGTTCACCTTCTTTTTACTGCTCGGCCGCACCGTGGAGATGCGGGCGCGCCACAGGGCCGGGCTCGCCAGCGGCGGCCTGGCCCAGTTGCTGCCGATCACGGTCGCCAGGTATGAAGGAGATGAGGTCGTGGCGGTATCTATCGCCGCGCTGGCCGAGGGGGATCGGATTCTGTTGTGCCCCGGCGATACGGTGCCCGCGGATGGCGAAGTCCTGGAAGGGGAGAGCGGCGTGGATGAATCCCTGCTCAGCGGTGAGTCGGCTCTGCAGCGGAAGTCTGCGGGTAGCCCGGTGTATGCCGGCAGTGTGAACGGTGACTCCAGCCTGATTGTGCGGGTAACGGCAGCGGGTAAGTTCACAAGATTGTCGGCCATTGAGCGACTGGTGGAGCGCGCCCAGCTGGAAAAACCCGGCCAGGTGGCCCTGGCCGACCGGGTTGCCGGTGCCTTTGTCGGGATCGTGTTGCTCGCGGCTCTGGGAGCATTTGTCCTCTGGTGGCAATTGGATGCCAGCCGCGCCTTCTGGGTAGCCCTGTCGGTGCTGGTGGTGACCTGTCCCTGCGCGCTGTCGCTGGCGACGCCGGCGGCACTGGCTTCCGCCACCCTGCGCCTGCAGCAATTGGGGCTGCTGGTAGCCGGCGGCAACCTGCTGGAAACCCTGCCCCGTATCAACCGGGTGGTATTCGATAAAACCGGCACCCTGACCCGTGGTGAGCCACGCATCCAGCGGATCGAACTACTGCGTACCGGGTGGGATGAACAGCGGGTGCAGGAAGTGGCTGCGGCACTGGAATCCCAGACTCGACATCCCCTGGCGCGCGCCTTTCGCGCCTGGCGCGGCAACCGGCTTGCCAGCCAGGTCAGGGTGCATACGGGCCGGGGGCTGGAGGGGCTGGTTGAAGGGGTGGCTTACCGCCTGGGCCGCGGGGACTTTGCAGCGGAGGTAGACGCTGCCCCGCCAGCGTCAGTAGGACAGTGGATACTGCTCGCCGACGATAGCGGACCCGTTGCCTGGATTGCCCTGGGGGATGCGCTGCGCGCCTCTGCCCGGGAGGCGGTGCAACAGCTGCACAGTCTCGGATTGTCCGTGGAGTTGCTCAGTGGCGATCAATCCGGCGAAGTACAGCGACTGGCGGCGCAGGCGGGCATCGACAATTTCCGCGCCGGGGCATCGCCGGAAGACAAACTTGCCCATCTGCAGCATCTGCAGCATCGGGGCGAGCGGGTGCTGATGGTGGGGGATGGCCTGAACGATGTGCCGGTACTGTCTGGTGCCGATGCCTCTGTGGCGATGATGTCCGCAGCCGATCTGGCGCAGTCCCGTGCCGATGCGATTTTGCTGCAGGGCAACCTGCAGGTCTTGCCGCAATCTATTGCCCTGGCCTATCAATGCCGCCGGATTGTGCGGCAGAACCTGGTCTGGGCACTGGGTTACAACGCCGTGGCGTTGCCCCTGGCGGTGTGTGGTCTGGTGCCGCCCTGGGCCGCTGCCATAGGGATGTCGGCCAGTTCACTGGTAGTGGTGCTGAACGCTTTGCGTCTGACCCGTTCCGGGGCGACGATCGAAAACACGCTCAGCCCGCTACGCGGGCTTGGGCCGGGTCTCACAGACTGA
- the ccoS gene encoding cbb3-type cytochrome oxidase assembly protein CcoS: MDSLYFLIPIAVLFVALAVKLFFWAVNNGQYDDLDTEGRRILFEDDVQDQSAADGDEER; this comes from the coding sequence GTGGACAGTCTCTACTTCCTGATCCCCATTGCGGTGCTGTTTGTTGCCCTGGCAGTCAAGCTTTTTTTCTGGGCGGTGAACAATGGCCAGTACGATGATCTGGACACCGAGGGGCGGAGAATTTTGTTTGAGGACGACGTGCAGGACCAATCCGCAGCAGACGGTGACGAGGAGCGGTAA
- a CDS encoding sulfite exporter TauE/SafE family protein has protein sequence MQEWGFLAAALAIGFFGSSHCIGMCGGISGALGMAVPGRDTAWVQLGSYQLGRLGSYTLMGALAGALGAAVIPALTPLRLVAGIMLIAMALYVAGIWRGLVWLEKGGSYVWRYLQPLSAKLLPVHSAGQAVALGSLWGWLPCGLVYSALTFALAQGSAGRSAMAMFAFGLGTLPAMLATGAAAVQVRNIVQKPGVRLGFAAAILLFGLWTIWGALGHGGHGSHSGHGTVDATESPQSEEPEHHHH, from the coding sequence GTGCAGGAGTGGGGATTCCTGGCGGCTGCGCTCGCCATTGGCTTTTTCGGCAGTAGCCATTGTATCGGTATGTGCGGGGGCATTTCGGGTGCCCTCGGCATGGCAGTGCCGGGTAGGGATACCGCCTGGGTGCAGCTGGGCTCTTATCAACTGGGCCGCCTCGGCAGTTACACCCTGATGGGGGCACTGGCCGGCGCTCTGGGTGCAGCCGTGATTCCGGCGCTCACGCCACTGCGACTTGTGGCGGGCATTATGCTGATCGCAATGGCACTGTATGTTGCCGGTATCTGGCGCGGTCTGGTGTGGCTGGAGAAAGGGGGCAGCTATGTATGGCGTTATCTGCAGCCACTCTCAGCAAAGCTGTTGCCAGTGCATTCCGCCGGGCAGGCCGTTGCACTGGGTTCTCTGTGGGGCTGGCTACCTTGCGGTCTGGTGTATAGCGCACTGACTTTCGCCCTGGCCCAGGGCAGTGCCGGGCGCTCGGCCATGGCGATGTTCGCTTTTGGCCTGGGCACCCTGCCGGCCATGCTGGCTACCGGGGCCGCCGCGGTACAGGTGCGCAACATTGTGCAGAAGCCGGGTGTTCGCTTGGGGTTCGCCGCGGCCATCCTGCTGTTCGGTCTCTGGACAATCTGGGGTGCTCTGGGTCATGGGGGGCACGGCAGTCACAGTGGTCACGGCACGGTGGATGCAACGGAATCCCCGCAGTCGGAAGAACCGGAGCACCACCACCACTGA
- the nadC gene encoding carboxylating nicotinate-nucleotide diphosphorylase has protein sequence MHPRDSAIPKIIPDLQRAVRTALEEDIGSGDITAQLVPADRSARARVTTREDCILSGRAWVEEVFQQLDAELKLHWYFADGDRITANTVVLELEGNARAMLTGERTALNFLQTLSGTATTAAEFAAQAAGTEVKILDTRKTIPGLRSAQKYAVLCGGCYNHRIGLYDAFLIKENHIAAAGGIDTAVARARALNPEALVEIEVESIEELQQALKSGADVIMLDEFNDSETRTALSLAKGRAKIEISGSVDRDRIEQLGALEVDYISSGSLTKHLRAIDLSLRIDL, from the coding sequence ATGCATCCACGAGACAGTGCCATTCCAAAGATCATCCCCGATCTGCAACGGGCTGTGCGCACAGCGCTGGAGGAGGATATTGGCAGCGGCGATATCACCGCGCAGCTGGTCCCCGCCGACCGCAGCGCGCGCGCCCGCGTCACTACCCGGGAGGACTGCATCCTGAGCGGGCGCGCCTGGGTGGAGGAAGTGTTTCAACAACTCGATGCCGAGCTGAAACTACACTGGTACTTTGCCGACGGCGATCGGATAACCGCCAACACCGTCGTGCTCGAGCTGGAAGGCAATGCGCGGGCAATGCTCACCGGGGAGCGGACCGCACTGAATTTCCTGCAGACCCTTTCCGGCACCGCCACCACCGCCGCAGAGTTTGCCGCGCAGGCCGCCGGGACCGAAGTGAAAATTCTCGACACCCGCAAAACCATTCCCGGCCTGCGCAGTGCACAAAAATATGCAGTACTGTGTGGAGGCTGCTACAACCATCGCATCGGGCTCTACGATGCCTTCCTGATCAAGGAGAACCACATCGCCGCCGCCGGGGGTATCGATACTGCAGTAGCCCGGGCCAGAGCTCTCAATCCCGAGGCCCTGGTAGAGATTGAGGTGGAGAGCATCGAAGAACTGCAGCAGGCGCTGAAAAGTGGAGCTGATGTCATTATGCTCGACGAGTTTAACGATTCAGAAACCCGCACCGCCCTGTCACTGGCAAAGGGTCGGGCCAAAATAGAAATTTCCGGAAGCGTGGACCGGGACCGCATAGAACAGCTGGGGGCACTCGAAGTGGACTATATCTCATCAGGCAGCCTGACCAAGCACCTGCGTGCGATTGATCTGTCCCTGCGCATCGATCTCTGA
- a CDS encoding DUF1631 domain-containing protein: MSESSKVVSLSEKSAGRQGVTADKPAVLPSAVVLLKEKASTQLRERVKALFGKVDDSLFAMAERAHGQEEQDGLFQALRLLRVERRNIVDRFVGNVEQAFQIRREPQQETGFAPDSLSLVHNDDLEQLVAADTMVANAKRDFAEPLAELCIRLNTLYSVKVYDKNNPLGPDVICDAFVASAQTLDLHIRARLTLLKKFEQEVMLQLRDFYEFCNQLLVEQGVLPSLREQQRTSRQRPAYPGSSFPGNAAAPLSGGANAPVNTSSPGAAATAHFAPGLVPAAAGLAPMAAGDLLSHLGALQSGADYRGSGVAQLLDVSALLQERLLDVNQSASLAKVDSDVIKLVEMLFSFILEDRSLATPIKSQLGRLQLPLLKVAIADKSFFSKGGHPARKLLNALADAATGWQSGDNYESDPLYCEISQIVERVLNEFDRDITIFSVLLASLDEFIARERKRAEMLERRVVDEADGRAKTQAARARVAAVMDALVAERDLPPVVQDWLYKVWSNVLFLTCVKEGTGSETWRRDMRTARDLVWSVRAPMPDARKQLLTLLPVLQERLREGVEALSYDTFEARSLFAGLKEIYRERFALAQKLTEKRERQLREQVARGVRAATAAEHSEVAETTVDRTAAATPEPLPSQTNSPQPKDDPGLSKLTHTVDEQIAGPEEIAIPQMEELEQAVAQAQVASPISKQEELALLDESDPHWQMTFRLAQGSWFELKRSEEEQFRCRLAAVIRDIEQFIFVNRNGAKVAEFGRLELAYALRSAQLLPLDDGMLFERALQSVIGNVRKKRSEQS, translated from the coding sequence ATGAGTGAATCCAGCAAGGTTGTTTCCCTTTCCGAGAAAAGCGCGGGACGACAAGGGGTGACTGCGGACAAGCCCGCTGTCCTGCCTTCGGCGGTTGTGTTGCTAAAGGAAAAGGCCAGTACCCAACTGCGCGAGCGGGTCAAGGCACTGTTTGGCAAGGTGGATGACTCTCTGTTTGCCATGGCCGAACGCGCCCATGGCCAGGAAGAGCAAGACGGCCTGTTCCAGGCTCTGCGCCTGCTGCGGGTGGAGCGCCGCAACATAGTCGATCGCTTTGTCGGCAATGTGGAGCAGGCCTTCCAAATCCGCCGGGAACCACAGCAGGAAACCGGTTTTGCCCCGGACAGCCTGTCGCTGGTGCACAATGATGACCTGGAGCAACTGGTTGCCGCGGATACCATGGTGGCCAATGCTAAACGTGATTTTGCCGAACCCCTCGCCGAGCTTTGTATACGTCTGAATACACTCTATTCGGTCAAGGTCTACGATAAGAATAATCCCCTGGGCCCCGATGTGATCTGCGATGCCTTTGTGGCATCCGCACAGACGCTGGATCTCCATATTCGTGCCCGCCTCACGCTGCTGAAAAAATTTGAGCAGGAAGTGATGCTGCAGCTGCGGGATTTTTACGAATTCTGTAATCAATTGTTGGTGGAGCAGGGAGTACTGCCCTCGCTGCGCGAGCAACAGCGCACCAGTCGGCAGCGCCCGGCCTACCCGGGGTCTTCTTTTCCTGGAAATGCTGCGGCCCCTCTCTCCGGAGGTGCGAATGCCCCTGTAAATACCTCCTCCCCAGGCGCCGCGGCCACTGCGCATTTCGCTCCTGGGCTGGTGCCGGCCGCGGCGGGATTGGCCCCCATGGCAGCCGGCGATCTGCTCTCCCATTTGGGCGCCCTGCAAAGCGGAGCCGATTACCGGGGCTCGGGTGTCGCGCAGTTACTGGATGTGAGTGCGCTGCTGCAGGAGCGACTGCTGGATGTGAACCAGAGTGCCTCCCTGGCGAAAGTGGACAGCGATGTCATCAAGCTGGTGGAAATGCTGTTTTCCTTTATTCTGGAAGACCGCAGCCTCGCCACCCCGATCAAGTCCCAGCTCGGGCGTCTGCAACTGCCGTTGCTCAAGGTGGCGATTGCGGATAAGTCTTTTTTCAGCAAGGGTGGCCATCCCGCGCGCAAGCTGCTCAACGCACTGGCGGACGCCGCGACGGGTTGGCAGTCCGGGGACAATTATGAGTCCGACCCGCTCTACTGTGAGATATCCCAGATTGTTGAGCGCGTCCTGAATGAGTTTGATCGGGATATCACGATTTTTTCCGTATTGCTGGCTTCCCTGGATGAGTTTATTGCGCGGGAGCGCAAGCGCGCGGAAATGCTCGAGCGCCGGGTCGTGGACGAGGCAGATGGCCGAGCCAAGACCCAGGCCGCACGGGCTCGTGTGGCTGCGGTGATGGATGCTTTGGTGGCCGAGCGGGATCTGCCCCCTGTTGTACAGGACTGGTTGTACAAGGTCTGGAGCAACGTGTTGTTTCTCACCTGTGTGAAAGAGGGTACCGGAAGCGAAACCTGGCGTCGGGATATGCGCACCGCGCGGGATCTGGTATGGAGTGTACGGGCGCCGATGCCGGACGCACGCAAGCAGCTGCTCACCTTGTTGCCGGTATTGCAGGAGCGTCTGCGCGAGGGCGTTGAGGCGCTCTCTTACGATACTTTCGAGGCGCGCAGCTTGTTTGCGGGATTAAAGGAAATCTATCGCGAGCGTTTTGCCCTTGCTCAAAAGCTGACCGAAAAGCGCGAGCGCCAGCTCAGGGAGCAGGTGGCGCGGGGTGTGAGAGCCGCAACGGCCGCAGAGCATTCGGAGGTTGCGGAGACCACAGTCGACCGGACTGCCGCCGCCACCCCAGAGCCCCTTCCATCACAGACCAACAGCCCCCAGCCGAAGGATGACCCTGGGTTATCGAAACTCACGCATACAGTGGATGAGCAAATAGCCGGACCAGAGGAAATTGCCATACCGCAAATGGAGGAGCTGGAGCAGGCCGTCGCACAGGCGCAGGTTGCCTCCCCCATATCCAAACAGGAGGAGCTGGCATTGCTGGATGAATCCGATCCTCACTGGCAAATGACATTCCGTCTGGCCCAGGGTAGCTGGTTTGAGCTGAAGCGTTCGGAAGAAGAACAGTTCCGCTGCCGCCTGGCCGCGGTGATCCGCGATATCGAACAGTTTATTTTTGTAAACCGCAATGGCGCCAAGGTGGCGGAGTTCGGACGCCTGGAGCTGGCGTATGCACTGCGCTCCGCGCAACTGCTGCCCCTGGATGACGGCATGCTGTTTGAACGCGCTCTGCAGTCAGTGATTGGCAATGTGCGCAAGAAGCGCAGCGAGCAGAGCTAG
- the ampD gene encoding 1,6-anhydro-N-acetylmuramyl-L-alanine amidase AmpD, with amino-acid sequence MTGLVLWSGDRRLKYQVDAGWLSGARRVPSPHCNRRPENCPVDLLVVHSISLPPGQYGGPYIDAFFLGQLDIDAHPYFAEIVALQVSAHILIDRDGIVTQYVPLDRRAWHAGKSEFEGRSNCNDFSIGIELEGLDTDIYTDAQYRALAEVSAAVMRAYPAIDFDRIARHSDIAPGRKLDPGPGFDWERYLRELHQTEQ; translated from the coding sequence ATGACGGGGTTGGTTCTCTGGAGTGGAGATCGCAGATTGAAATACCAAGTGGATGCCGGTTGGTTGTCCGGGGCGCGCCGGGTTCCCAGTCCCCACTGCAACAGGCGGCCCGAAAACTGCCCTGTGGATCTCCTGGTGGTCCACAGCATCAGCTTGCCACCGGGACAATACGGCGGGCCCTATATCGATGCTTTCTTCCTGGGGCAGTTGGATATTGACGCCCATCCCTATTTTGCTGAGATCGTCGCTTTACAGGTCTCGGCCCATATCCTGATCGACCGCGATGGTATCGTCACACAGTATGTGCCCCTGGACCGGCGCGCCTGGCATGCGGGCAAGTCTGAATTCGAAGGCCGCAGCAATTGTAACGATTTTTCTATTGGCATTGAGTTGGAGGGGCTGGATACCGATATTTATACCGATGCCCAGTACCGTGCACTGGCAGAGGTCAGTGCGGCTGTGATGCGGGCTTATCCCGCTATAGATTTCGATAGAATTGCCAGGCACTCCGATATAGCTCCAGGGCGCAAGTTAGATCCCGGCCCCGGATTTGACTGGGAGCGCTACCTGCGCGAACTTCACCAGACTGAACAGTAA
- the ampE gene encoding regulatory signaling modulator protein AmpE: protein MTLLIVLFTLALVQIWGSGASIHRDDWFAKWCERLDNLAALRGHAGLLLVATLLPPVLAVAVLMLVAQSIAGGLGLLVAGVPLLLYCLGRGDFHTVLANYLCEWYRGDLTAAAEAASPLLKELHEQPADGRQLHEQVFRGAAYCAFERLFAVLFWFIVLGIPGALLFRLSALYAQRSGNTDRDATARRWLWLLEWLPVRVMGISFAIVGNFAGCYRAWRQCLMCHERDTAQVLEAYLEGALGGIDASECGAAGDLSQAQRQCGAQIEGLQALLSRALLLWLTALALVVLFA, encoded by the coding sequence ATGACTCTTTTAATTGTTTTATTCACGTTGGCACTGGTACAAATCTGGGGGTCCGGCGCTTCCATACACCGCGATGATTGGTTTGCCAAGTGGTGTGAACGCCTGGACAATCTGGCAGCTTTGCGGGGCCATGCCGGATTATTGCTTGTTGCCACCCTACTGCCACCAGTACTTGCGGTGGCAGTGCTCATGCTCGTGGCACAGTCCATTGCGGGTGGTCTTGGGCTGCTGGTAGCAGGCGTGCCACTGCTGCTCTACTGCCTGGGTCGGGGTGACTTTCATACTGTTTTGGCCAACTACCTCTGTGAGTGGTACCGAGGTGATCTGACTGCAGCTGCCGAGGCCGCCTCACCGCTGCTGAAAGAGCTGCACGAGCAGCCGGCGGATGGCAGGCAACTGCATGAGCAGGTATTCCGCGGTGCGGCCTATTGCGCTTTCGAGCGCCTGTTTGCGGTTTTATTCTGGTTTATTGTGTTGGGTATTCCGGGGGCGCTGCTGTTTCGCCTGAGTGCTCTGTACGCACAGCGCAGTGGCAATACGGATCGGGATGCTACTGCAAGGCGCTGGCTGTGGCTGCTTGAGTGGTTGCCGGTCAGGGTCATGGGAATCAGTTTCGCAATTGTCGGCAATTTTGCCGGGTGTTACCGTGCCTGGCGCCAGTGCCTGATGTGTCACGAGCGGGATACAGCTCAGGTGCTGGAAGCCTATCTCGAAGGTGCCCTGGGTGGGATTGATGCCAGTGAATGTGGAGCCGCTGGAGATTTGTCACAGGCCCAGCGCCAGTGTGGTGCGCAGATTGAGGGCCTGCAGGCCCTGCTGTCCAGAGCCCTTTTGCTGTGGCTGACCGCCTTGGCGCTGGTAGTGCTATTTGCCTGA